The Corynebacterium mycetoides genome includes the window CTGAGCCCGGCTACCTCACGGCGGCGGTGGCCCACGTGCAGCGCGACCGCCGCGCGGTGGTCGTGGGTGCCCGCCGCACCGGCCCGCAGGGGCGCGAGCCGCAGTGGCTTGTCGACGCCTGGCGCACCACCGGCAACCTCGCCCGCGCCGATTCGACGAGCTGGCGCTACGTCATCTCCGCGGTGCTGACCTGCTCGGCGAACTTCTTCCGCCACGTCGGCGGGTTCGACGGGGACTTCGTCGGCTACGGCGGCGAAGACTGGGAGTTCGGGTGGCGCGCCTGGAACGCCGGCGCGCGCCTCGTGCACGAGCCGGCCGCGCTCGCCCACCACCCGCAGGAGGATTTCGGCGCCCGCCACGACAACCCGCACGATGAGGCGCGGGTGAAGAACGCGGAAACCCTCGCGCTGGCCCGCCGCATCACCCACCCCATCGCCCGGCCGGCGGGGGTCGTCTTCGCCACCGCCGACGTCGCGGTCACCGTCCCCGGCTTTCCCGACCCCGGCGCGCTCGAGGCCGTCATCGCCTCCTGGCTGCGTATCGACGCCCGCGTCTACGCCCCCGCGGCAGCGGAGCTTTTCGCCGCCGATCCGCGCGTGGCGGCCGGCGCGCCCCGCGGGGAGCGCATCCGCGTGAGCCTGCGCGCGCCGTGGGCCCTGCGCGACGCGGACGCGTTCTACCGCCGCGCCACCGACCGCCACCTGCACCTCGCTGACGGCACGCAGATCGCCACCTCGCGCGCCCTGGCGTTGACGGAGCCTCGCACCCAGGTGTCGGGCGCGTGGCTCGGGTTGGAGAAAGTGGAGGGCCCGCAGCGCCTCGAGCGCCTGTTTGCGGGCTGGTAGCGGCTAGTGGCAATTAGGCGCCGGGCAGCTCCGGGGCGACGCCAGTGTTCTCGTACTCGGAAAGGATGTCGATGCGGCGCTGGTGGCGCTCCTCGCCCGACCACTCCTGGCCGATGAACGCGTCGACGATCGCCAGCGCCTCCTCCTCGGTGTGCATGCGGCCGCCGATGCCGATGAGCTGGGCGTTGTTGTGCTCACGGGCAAGCCGAGCGGTCTCTTCCGACCACGCCAGGGCGCAGCGCGCACCCTTGACCTTGTTCGCGGCGATCTGCTCGCCGTTGCCGGAGCCGCCGAGCACGATGCCCAGCGAGCCCGGATCGGCCACGGTGGCCTCGGCGGCGGCAATGCAAAACGCCGGGTAGTCATCGGCGGCGTCGTACTCGTGCGCGCCGCAGTCAACGACCTCGTGGCCCGCGGCCTCGAGGTGGGCCAAAATCTGATTCTTCCGCTCGAAACCGGCGTGGTCCGCTCCAAGATAGATACGCATGCTCACCACCCTACCGGCCTAGACCTGCGGGTCTTCGGTGCGGGAGCGCTTGAGTTCGAAGAAGTAGTCGAAGCCGGCCAGCGTGACGGCGGCGTCGAAAAGCGTGCCCGCCTCCTCCCCGGTGGGCACCCGCGTGATAACAGGCCCGAAGAAGGCCGTGTTGCCGAGCTTGACCACCGGCGTTCCCACTTCGTCCCCGACCTCGTCCATCGCGGTCTTGTGGTAGCCGCGCAGCAGGTCGTCTTCGTCGTTGGTGTCTGCAACCTCGGCGATCGTGGCCGGGAGGCCGACCTTATCCAGAGCGGCGGCGATGATGTCGTTGTAGGCGCCCGTGCCCTGCTTGCCGCCCTGGTGCTCGGCGTGGATCATCGTGCCCATCGCGGTGTAGAGCTCGCCGATCTTGTCCGGGTGCTCCTGCTTCACCTTGGCGAAGACGCGCGCCGGGCCCCAGGCCGCATCCATCGCCGCCATGTAGTCGGCGGGGAGATCCCGACCCTCATTGAGTACGGAAAGCGACATCGGCACCCACTCAATCTCGATGTCGCGGACCTTCTCCACCTCCTTCATCCAGCGGGAAGTCTGCCAGCAGAACGGGCATGTCGCGTCAAACCAGAAAGTAACGTGTTCAGTCATGCCACAAGCCTAGTGAAATCGGGCGGACGCGTTGCGGGGTAGCGTTGAGCGGCATGAAGACCAATCTCTCGCGTACCGACGCCACGACCCGCGCCGCCCTTTTATCCGGCGTGCACTACACCATCGATCTCGACATCACCGATGCCGACACGTTCACCTCCACTACCACCGTTCGGTTCACCTCTAAGGCCGGCGAAACCTTCTTCGACCTGGTGGCCGACACGTTCACCGCCACCCTCGACGGGGCGGAGCTTCCGGGCCGCGACATGGTGCTTGACGCCGGCACCCACGAGCTCGTTGTCACCGCAACCTCGGCCTACAACCGCACCGGCGAGGGCCTGCACAAGTTCACCGACCCGGCCGACGGCAAGGACTACCTCTACACCCAGTTCGAGCCCGCCTACGCCATGAAGGTGTTCGCGTGCTTCGACCAGCCCGACATCAAGGCCACCTACTCCATCAGCGTCACGGCTCCGGAGCGCTACGTGGTCGTGCTCAACGAGCAGGCCACCCGCGACGGCAACACGTGGAGC containing:
- a CDS encoding glycosyltransferase family 2 protein — its product is MWPDVSVIIPYYDNPAGLARVLAAVRAQDYQGRVEVIVADDGSPTPPEREPLLARALGGVTVVRQDDRGFRAAAARNLGASAATGEVLAFLDGDTVPEPGYLTAAVAHVQRDRRAVVVGARRTGPQGREPQWLVDAWRTTGNLARADSTSWRYVISAVLTCSANFFRHVGGFDGDFVGYGGEDWEFGWRAWNAGARLVHEPAALAHHPQEDFGARHDNPHDEARVKNAETLALARRITHPIARPAGVVFATADVAVTVPGFPDPGALEAVIASWLRIDARVYAPAAAELFAADPRVAAGAPRGERIRVSLRAPWALRDADAFYRRATDRHLHLADGTQIATSRALALTEPRTQVSGAWLGLEKVEGPQRLERLFAGW
- a CDS encoding ribose-5-phosphate isomerase, with translation MRIYLGADHAGFERKNQILAHLEAAGHEVVDCGAHEYDAADDYPAFCIAAAEATVADPGSLGIVLGGSGNGEQIAANKVKGARCALAWSEETARLAREHNNAQLIGIGGRMHTEEEALAIVDAFIGQEWSGEERHQRRIDILSEYENTGVAPELPGA
- a CDS encoding DsbA family protein produces the protein MTEHVTFWFDATCPFCWQTSRWMKEVEKVRDIEIEWVPMSLSVLNEGRDLPADYMAAMDAAWGPARVFAKVKQEHPDKIGELYTAMGTMIHAEHQGGKQGTGAYNDIIAAALDKVGLPATIAEVADTNDEDDLLRGYHKTAMDEVGDEVGTPVVKLGNTAFFGPVITRVPTGEEAGTLFDAAVTLAGFDYFFELKRSRTEDPQV